AAGAGGGGAAGTATGCCGACTATTAACCAGTTAGTAAGATTGGGAAGAGGTAAGAAAATTAGAAAATCAAGAGCTCCTGCTTTGCAGGGGTGCCCTCAAAAAAGAGGGGTTTGTGTAAGAGTTTATACAGTAACACCAAAAAAACCTAACTCTGCTTTGAGAAAAGTTGCTAGAGTAAGACTTACTAATGGAATAGAAATTACTGCTTATATTCCTGGTATTGGACATAATTTGCAGGAACATTCAGTAGTATTAGTAAGAGGTGGGCGTGTAAGAGATTTACCTGGAGTAAGATATAAAATTATAAGAGGAGCTTTGGATGCAGCAGGGGTACAGAATAGAAGAAAATCTCGTTCTAAATATGGAACACCAAAACCTAAATAAAGTTTAAAAGGGGAGAGTATTTATGCCGCGAAAAGGACCAGTACCAAAAAGAGAAATTCCTCCAGATCCTAAATTTAGAAGTGTTTTGGTAGCTAAATTCATAAATAATCTTATGAAAGATGGTAAAAAAAATATAGCTCGTAAAATTTTTTATGAAGCCTTAGAAAAATTAAGAGAAAAATCAGGAGGTGAAGATCCGCTAAAAATTTTTGAAAAGGCTGTGGAAAATGTTAAACCTTTACTTGAAACTCGTACCCGTAGAGTTGGTGGAGCAAATTATCAAGTGCCTGTGGAGGTAAGACCTGAGAGACAGATTTCACTTGCTATAAAATGGATTATTAATGCTGCAAGAAGTCGTCATGAAAAAACTATGGTTGAGAGATTAGCTAATGAATTGTGGGATGCCTATAATGAAAAGGGAGCTGCTATAAAGAAAAGAGACGATACTCACAAGATGGCAGAATCTAATAGAGTTTTTGCTCATTATCGCTGGTAATATTTTTCTTTTATAAAAATAAAAATTGACAATAAGGAGTTAAGATAATATTTTTGTTTTTTTTAAACATAGGTAAGGTGAAAAGATGACGCCAGAGGAATTAAAAATTTTAAAAACAACAAGAAATATAGGCTTTGTTGCACATATTGATGCTGGTAAAACTACTACTACAGAAAGGGTGCTTTATTACACTGGAAAAACTTATAAAATTGGTGAAGTAGATGAAGGTACAGCAACAATGGATTTCTTGCCTCAGGAACAAGAAAGAGGTATCACTATCACTTCTGCTTGTACTACTACTTTTTGGAGAGGACATAGAATAAACATTATTGATACACCAGGGCATGTGGATTTTACTATTGAAGTAGAAAGAAGTTTGAGAGTTCTTGATGGAGCAGTAGTAATTTTTT
The window above is part of the Thermodesulfobacterium geofontis OPF15 genome. Proteins encoded here:
- the rpsL gene encoding 30S ribosomal protein S12; translated protein: MPTINQLVRLGRGKKIRKSRAPALQGCPQKRGVCVRVYTVTPKKPNSALRKVARVRLTNGIEITAYIPGIGHNLQEHSVVLVRGGRVRDLPGVRYKIIRGALDAAGVQNRRKSRSKYGTPKPK
- the rpsG gene encoding 30S ribosomal protein S7, which translates into the protein MPRKGPVPKREIPPDPKFRSVLVAKFINNLMKDGKKNIARKIFYEALEKLREKSGGEDPLKIFEKAVENVKPLLETRTRRVGGANYQVPVEVRPERQISLAIKWIINAARSRHEKTMVERLANELWDAYNEKGAAIKKRDDTHKMAESNRVFAHYRW